AGTTGGTTTCTTTGACGATGGTGCCCTGCTTCATGCGACCGTCGTTCTCGTCTAGCAGGCGCATCACGCGCTCTTCGTCACTCAGTAACTCTGTCGCCCGTTCTTCGTCGCTTGACTCGTCCGATTCCTCGGTGTCGTCCGCTTCGGCCGAGTCTGGAGACGAGGTAACTGGCCGCTCCGAGCGGTCGTCGGTGTCGGTCGGTTCCGTCTGGGCAGTGGGTGGCGTCGAATCGCGCTGAGACAGCATGTAGACGCCGCCTCCACCGAGTCCGACGAGTATCACGAGGAGGGCGATGCCCGGTAGGCTAGCGATTTCACCCCACGGACCATCATCCGGTGTCGGAGTGTTCCCGGGTCCGTTCGGGTTGAACGTCACGGTCAAATCGGCAGGAGTGAACCGCTTCGGACCTTCGTATCGGATTTTCCCATCTACGAGATGCGGGTTCCCACTGTAGATTTGGTAGTCTTCGGGCGGATCGATGACGAGCGTCTGCTTTTCGGTCAGTGCTGGAAGCCACAGCCCAGACTCCGTCGTGAACACGTCACCGAGCATCACTTGACGCCCAGAGGTACGCGTGAAATTCGTCCACGTGAACGACATTCGAAGCACGCCGACGCTCCCGTTCTGGGTGATTCGACCCGACCGGGAGACGTTCCGTATCGCCATCTCTCGACTCGTGTTCTCGGCGGCGCGGTCGGCGATTGTCTCGAACGTATCTGCGGAGAACCCGACGTCGGAACTTCCTCGCTCGTACTCGCGTGCAAGGCTTTCAAACGCCTCTGTCTCGTTTTCGTCTTGGAGGTGGAATCGTGCAGTTACGTTCCAGTGTGCGCTCCCAGTCGAACGCAGCGAGATGTACATCGTCGTTCCGTCTCGAACAGTCTCGTTGGTCGCGTTCGACGTTTTGTCGGTACCGTTGGCTGTCGTCCCATTCGCCGCAGTGCCGGTGCCGTTCGCCGCGGTTCCGTTGACAGCATTCAGGGCAGGTCGTTGGTCTGAAACTGTGTGGTCCGTTGGCTGACCGACACCGGCACCCACGACGGCGCTCGGGACGAGGAGGAGGGACACGAAGAGGGCGGCAGACCACCGCATACCGACGCATGAACGCGCCGACAAGAAAATACTTTCCATCCCGCGATAAAACGTCAGCGGCCTCTTTAAATCGTCTCGACTCCTCTCGGTCGCTCGCGGGGATGTTCATACTTCCGTGCGTATTTTATTGGTGGAGTACGCACTGGACGTTTGTAATGCGATTCGCCCCCGTTATTCTGGCATTACTGCTCGCCCTCTCTCCCGTTGCCGTTGCGACGCAAGCGACCGGCCCTACCGACGTCCCAGAGAATTCTTCGGTTGGAAGCTTCGAAAACACCGGTACAACCCAACCAGCAGATAAAAATACGACTGCTGTCCTGACGCTGGGTACGGCCGAGAAGCGTACGTCGTTCGAGACGGCCTCGATTTCGCTCGGGAATACGTTGGCGACAGACCGAACCAATGTCGAGAACGAATTGAGCATCCGCGAACTCGATCGGCAACTTCAGACTGCCGGGAGCAACACGGAGAAGAAACAGATTCTGAATCGGTACCGGTTCAGAATAGAAAACCGAGTCATCTCGCTGCAAGCGGAAGAACAGCGAGTAACCCAAGCGTTCACCAACGGATCGATCTCGGCGTCCGAGTACGTGCGGGAACTGGGCCGCATCGACGCAGAGGCCGGAGAGATACTTCGGACTACAGAGGAGTTGAAGCGACAATCTGAGTCGGTTCCTGGTTTTACGATGCCCAACATCAAAGGTACCATCCGAGGGAAACTACTCTTGGTTCTGGGACCAGTTCGCCATGAAGTGGGGGCATCTCTCCGAGGCGTGGGTGATGCGACTAGGGTGTATATCGCCGCGTCGGAATCCGGAATCGTCCTCACGACTATCGATGGCGGTCAGTACGTCCGGGAGGTCGTTCGGAGAGACCAACGCAAACCGGGAGCCTCGAAGCAGTTGCGGTTAGACGAAGCGAGGGCACTCGTCTTCGAACAGTACACGTGGGCTAAAAATCACCAGACGCGAGGGACGAGTACTTCCCCGTACGGCACGACGAACGCATACTCGGCGACGATTGGGCATCCTCACGGACAACTCACGGCCTACCTCGACAGTGGGACGGAAGCAGTCTTCAAAGAGGTTCAGTATAAGTCGCTGATGGGCAACCAACCACTTCCCCCAGGCCCCGGTGTGACAAACACCTCCGACAACGTCACGCTCGTCGTCAATCGCACGTATCCCGGCGGGCCGCTTCGCCTCGAACTCCGGAATGAGACCGGCAGTCCCGTGGACGGTGCAGTGACCGTCGCTGGACACCGAACGTTAGTGACAGGACAAGACGGAGTCGCGTGGACGCTCGGCCCGATTGGAAAGTTCCGCGTCAGTGGGACCCACGACGGAACGACTGTCAACGTGACTGCCCGTCCGACAAAGCCCAAAGCCGTTTCGCCCAACAATTCCACGAAATCGGCGAGCGCCACACCAGCGTAACCACACGAACATTCAAATCCGAAGCCGAGACGATTTCGTGACGTGTCGTCTCGTGCGCTCTCCCCCGTTCTGGGAACTGTCCTCTTACTGCTAGTTACGACCATCTTAGCCGGAGCTGTCGGCGTCGCTGCGCTCGGAACGACGATGCCGACGCCGCCACCGAACGTCGCTATCGACGTGCAAGTCGATGGGACGACAAAGACACTAACGTTCGCTCATCGTGGAGGAGAGACGCTCGACGTGCGCGAACTCTCGATTCAAATCGCAATCGACGGCGTCGCGCTCGACTCGCAACCGCCAGTGCCGTTCTTTTCCTCGGAGGGATTTCGACCCGGCCCAACTGGCCCGTTCAACAGCGCCGCCGACCCGAACTGGAGTGCGGGTGAGACAGCGAGTTTCCGGCTTGCGAGCACCAACAGTCCCACACTCTCACGCGGGGCGCGCGTGACGGTGAAAATCTACGTTGGGGAGTCACTGATTGGGAGAGAAGAAACCACCGTTTGAATCGCTCGCTGGCGCGCAGAGCGCGCCGTCTCGCTCGCGTTCTACTCCTCAGGCACTTTTGCGACTGACGTGATGGCGAT
The sequence above is a segment of the Halorussus halophilus genome. Coding sequences within it:
- a CDS encoding helix-turn-helix transcriptional regulator, whose product is MRWSAALFVSLLLVPSAVVGAGVGQPTDHTVSDQRPALNAVNGTAANGTGTAANGTTANGTDKTSNATNETVRDGTTMYISLRSTGSAHWNVTARFHLQDENETEAFESLAREYERGSSDVGFSADTFETIADRAAENTSREMAIRNVSRSGRITQNGSVGVLRMSFTWTNFTRTSGRQVMLGDVFTTESGLWLPALTEKQTLVIDPPEDYQIYSGNPHLVDGKIRYEGPKRFTPADLTVTFNPNGPGNTPTPDDGPWGEIASLPGIALLVILVGLGGGGVYMLSQRDSTPPTAQTEPTDTDDRSERPVTSSPDSAEADDTEESDESSDEERATELLSDEERVMRLLDENDGRMKQGTIVKETNWSHAKVSQLLSKMNDEGRVDKLRIGRENLITLPDEDVTDTD
- a CDS encoding DUF7094 domain-containing protein → MRFAPVILALLLALSPVAVATQATGPTDVPENSSVGSFENTGTTQPADKNTTAVLTLGTAEKRTSFETASISLGNTLATDRTNVENELSIRELDRQLQTAGSNTEKKQILNRYRFRIENRVISLQAEEQRVTQAFTNGSISASEYVRELGRIDAEAGEILRTTEELKRQSESVPGFTMPNIKGTIRGKLLLVLGPVRHEVGASLRGVGDATRVYIAASESGIVLTTIDGGQYVREVVRRDQRKPGASKQLRLDEARALVFEQYTWAKNHQTRGTSTSPYGTTNAYSATIGHPHGQLTAYLDSGTEAVFKEVQYKSLMGNQPLPPGPGVTNTSDNVTLVVNRTYPGGPLRLELRNETGSPVDGAVTVAGHRTLVTGQDGVAWTLGPIGKFRVSGTHDGTTVNVTARPTKPKAVSPNNSTKSASATPA
- a CDS encoding type IV pilin encodes the protein MSSRALSPVLGTVLLLLVTTILAGAVGVAALGTTMPTPPPNVAIDVQVDGTTKTLTFAHRGGETLDVRELSIQIAIDGVALDSQPPVPFFSSEGFRPGPTGPFNSAADPNWSAGETASFRLASTNSPTLSRGARVTVKIYVGESLIGREETTV